A stretch of Lactuca sativa cultivar Salinas chromosome 6, Lsat_Salinas_v11, whole genome shotgun sequence DNA encodes these proteins:
- the LOC111890054 gene encoding gibberellin 2-beta-dioxygenase 2 yields the protein MVVATQVNPIRMEKIREVDIPVIDLSCSRSKVAKLIVKACEEYGFFKVINHGISHHIIKEMEDESFEFFYKPLPEKELVGSANPFGYGSKNIGLSGDTGELEYLLLPTNQNAIAQTSKFRCVVSSYVKSVRELACEILELIAKGLGVPHSLFSHLVRHFDSDSLLRLNHYPPVTHSFHHGDIGFGEHSDPQIITLLRSNDAPGLQISLRNGLWLPVSPDPHAFCVNIGDILQAMTNGRFISVRHRAMANLLPNQSRLSMVFFGAPPPEATIACPPQLLKRNKPIYKTFTWSEYKSHTYAHRLGETRLDHFKIT from the exons ATGGTGGTAGCTACGCAAGTTAATCCAATCCGGATGGAAAAGATTCGAGAAGTAGATATTCCAGTGATCGATCTTTCTTGCAGTCGATCGAAAGTGGCAAAGCTCATTGTAAAGGCTTGTGAAGAATATGGTTTCTTCAAAGTCATTAACCATGGTATCTCTCATCATATAATAAAGGAAATGGAAGATGAAAGTTTTGAGTTCTTTTATAAACCCTTACCCGAAAAGGAACTAGTTGGATCCGCCAACCCCTTTGGCTATGGTAGCAAGAACATTGGCCTTAGTGGTGACACGGGAGAGCTTGAATACCTTCTTCTTCCAACTAACCAAAACGCCATTGCTCAGACCTCCAAATTCAG GTGTGTGGTGAGTAGTTATGTCAAAAGTGTTAGGGAGTTGGCATGTGAGATATTGGAATTGATAGCCAAAGGGTTGGGGGTCCCACACTCTTTATTCAGCCACTTGGTCAGACACTTTGACAGTGACTCCCTTCTCAGGCTAAATCACTATCCACCTGTCACTCACTCCTTCCACCATGGCGACATCGGCTTCGGAGAGCACTCTGACCCTCAGATCATCACCCTTCTGAGATCCAACGATGCTCCTGGTCTTCAGATATCTCTCAGAAATGGCCTTTGGCTTCCTGTTTCACCTGACCCACATGCCTTCTGTGTCAATATCGGTGATATCTTGCAG GCTATGACGAATGGAAGGTTTATAAGTGTGAGGCATCGAGCCATGGCTAACTTGTTACCTAACCAATCTAGACTATCGATGGTTTTCTTTGGTGCACCCCCACCCGAAGCAACAATCGCTTGCCCACCACAACTACTCAAACGAAACAAGCCGATTTACAAAACTTTCACTTGGTCTGAGTACAAGTCGCATACCTATGCTCATCGACTAGGTGAAACTAGGCTTGATCATTTCAAGATTACTTAG